One segment of Brassica napus cultivar Da-Ae chromosome C3, Da-Ae, whole genome shotgun sequence DNA contains the following:
- the LOC125583189 gene encoding glutathione S-transferase T3-like, producing the protein MDSYPSSQTSKFVELLNSQQSIFFGNNDDSVSLSSSQSPYLGNLGTEDGGETGTERRERRKWTPKDDIVLTSSWLNTSKDSVVSNEQRSDAFWTRIAAYFAESRQDGGCKQREARHCKKRWHMINDLVCKFCGAYEAASREKTSGQNENDVLKQEHQIFYTNHKKKFLLEHAWKELSSQATEMKRPPGVKSAKASGKKTVAEENAMKEFHTMWSIKQQDLAMKNCLSKMRLLESLIAKKDPLAEYEEAG; encoded by the exons ATGGATTCTTACCCATCTTCGCAGACCTCTAAATTTGTTGAGCTATTAAATAGTCAACAAAGCATCTTCTTTGGCAACAATGACGACAGTGTCTCACTGTCTTCATCACAATCTCCGTATCTAGGCAATCTTGGAACCGAAGATGGTGGAGAGACTGGTACAGAGCGTAGAGAACGGCGGAAGTGGACGCCTAAGGATGACATTGTGCTCACTAGCTCCTGGCTTAACACAAGTAAAGATTCAGTGGTGAGCAATGAACAACGGTCAGACGCTTTCTGGACAAGAATAGCGGCTTACTTTGCGGAAAGTCGTCAAGATGGTGGCTGCAAACAGAGAGAAGCTAGGCATTGCAAGAAACGTTGGCACATGATCAATGATCTCGTGTGCAAGTTCTGTGGAGCCTATGAAGCTGCAAGCAGGGAGAAGACGAGCGggcaaaatgagaatgatgtgCTGAAACAAGAACATCAAATATTCTACACCAACCATAAGAAGAAATTcctccttgaacatgcttggaaGGAGCTGAG CTCTCAAGCAACTGAAATGAAGCGTCCACCGGGTGTTAAATCCGCCAAGGCCAGTGGCAAGAAGACAGTGGCTGAGGAGAATGCGATGAAGGAGTTTCACACCATGTGGTCAATAAAACAACAGGATCTCGCCATGAAAAACTGCTTGTCTAAGATGAGGCTACTGGAAAGTTTGATAGCCAAAAAAGATCCCCTTGCCGAGTACGAAGAAGCTGGTTGA